In Acanthopagrus latus isolate v.2019 chromosome 17, fAcaLat1.1, whole genome shotgun sequence, the following are encoded in one genomic region:
- the LOC119005644 gene encoding transmembrane protein 79-like isoform X3 encodes MKESSTLQWPGDRQTGGLTGGQTGGQTESVRIHSGVCSPTLQSPADLAAAGGGRGCPSRDVLKVGVSLMTSALFFPFLVWGGFVFLPFDAPLLDGAPLRLVYTLRCSVFAAAPIILGWLVLGVSRLRYGVIRPLFDDTVKEAELQEVSVHQRFVSDSTSLFLIYFLQLVVMAIYLSQEQLKLVPLLTVVFAFGRLVYWVAAAFGSSIRGFGFGLSFLPSLVMMAANTYFIFTVEAAGSIFSLPTLPEEVLAPPAGRQRFWG; translated from the exons ATGAAAGAGTCCAGCACCCTGCAGTGgcctggagacagacagacaggagggctaacaggtggacagacaggtggacagacag AGAGCGTCCGAATCCATAGCGGCGTTTGTAGCCCCACCCTGCAGTCGCCAGCAGATCTCGCTGCTGCAGGCG GTGGGCGGGGCTGTCCCAGTAGGGATGTTCTTAAAGTGGGCGTTTCACTGATGACATCAGCGCTTTTCTTCCCCTTCCTGGTTTGGGGGGGGTTTGTCTTCCTGCCGTTCGATGCCCCGCTGCTGGATGGCGCCCCACTCAGACTTGTCTACACACTGCGCTGCTCTGTGTTCGCTGCTGCCCCCATCATCCTTG gttgGCTGGTGCTGGGTGTCAGTCGGCTCAGGTATGGAGTGATTCGGCCTCTGTTTGATGACACAGTGAAGGAAGCAGAGCTTCAGGAGGTTTCTGTCCATCAACGCTTTGTCTCCGACTCGACCTCCCTGTTCCTGATCTACTTCCTGCAGCTGGTCGTCATGGCGATATACCTGAGccaggagcagctgaagctTGTCCCTCTGCTGACGGTCGTCTTTGCTTTCGGGCG gCTGGTTTACTGGGTGGCCGCAGCTTTTGGCAGCAGCATCCGTGGGTTTGGTTTCGGCCTCTCCTTCCTGCCGAGTCTTGTCATGATGGCTGCAAACACCTACTTCATCTTCACAGTGGAGGCAGCAGGGTCCATCTTCAGCCTCCCAACCCTTCCTGAGGAGGTGCTGGCTCCACCCGCCGGCAGACAGAGGTTCTGGGGATGA
- the LOC119005644 gene encoding transmembrane protein 79-like isoform X1, with protein sequence MKESSTLQWPGDRQTGGLTGGQTGGQTGKDDRVSVRSDVSLREAVSWTESEREVMAEGERRGGGAGDYDGVGLMTHLEEEAEPIENHLPDKAAQVFSPAMTVLPLPSSTREGEAFWEMESEKSPFLSPRGAPQDYNQHGYQFEWSEDPPPATCGRGCPSRDVLKVGVSLMTSALFFPFLVWGGFVFLPFDAPLLDGAPLRLVYTLRCSVFAAAPIILGWLVLGVSRLRYGVIRPLFDDTVKEAELQEVSVHQRFVSDSTSLFLIYFLQLVVMAIYLSQEQLKLVPLLTVVFAFGRLVYWVAAAFGSSIRGFGFGLSFLPSLVMMAANTYFIFTVEAAGSIFSLPTLPEEVLAPPAGRQRFWG encoded by the exons ATGAAAGAGTCCAGCACCCTGCAGTGgcctggagacagacagacaggagggctaacaggtggacagacaggtggacagacaggtaAAGATGACAGGGTGAGTGTGAGGTCAGATGTTTCTCTTCGGGAGGCGGTCAGTTGGACAGAAAGTGAGAGGGAGGTAAtggctgagggagagaggagggggggaggggcaGGTGACTATGATGGGGTGGGGCTAATGacacacctggaggaggaggctgagccTATAGAAAACCACCTGCCAGATAAGGCAGCTCAGGTGTTCAGTCCAGCAATGACCGTCCTCCCCTTGCCCTCCTCTACTAGAGAGGGtgaggcattctgggaaatggaATCAGAGAAGAGCCCCTTCCTGAGTCCCCGAGGAGCACCACAGGACTACAACCAACATGGCTACCAGTTCGAGTGGTCCGAGGACCCGCCCCCTGCCACAT GTGGGCGGGGCTGTCCCAGTAGGGATGTTCTTAAAGTGGGCGTTTCACTGATGACATCAGCGCTTTTCTTCCCCTTCCTGGTTTGGGGGGGGTTTGTCTTCCTGCCGTTCGATGCCCCGCTGCTGGATGGCGCCCCACTCAGACTTGTCTACACACTGCGCTGCTCTGTGTTCGCTGCTGCCCCCATCATCCTTG gttgGCTGGTGCTGGGTGTCAGTCGGCTCAGGTATGGAGTGATTCGGCCTCTGTTTGATGACACAGTGAAGGAAGCAGAGCTTCAGGAGGTTTCTGTCCATCAACGCTTTGTCTCCGACTCGACCTCCCTGTTCCTGATCTACTTCCTGCAGCTGGTCGTCATGGCGATATACCTGAGccaggagcagctgaagctTGTCCCTCTGCTGACGGTCGTCTTTGCTTTCGGGCG gCTGGTTTACTGGGTGGCCGCAGCTTTTGGCAGCAGCATCCGTGGGTTTGGTTTCGGCCTCTCCTTCCTGCCGAGTCTTGTCATGATGGCTGCAAACACCTACTTCATCTTCACAGTGGAGGCAGCAGGGTCCATCTTCAGCCTCCCAACCCTTCCTGAGGAGGTGCTGGCTCCACCCGCCGGCAGACAGAGGTTCTGGGGATGA
- the LOC119005644 gene encoding transmembrane protein 79-like isoform X4 gives MKESSTLQWPGDRQTGGLTGGQTGGQTGGRGCPSRDVLKVGVSLMTSALFFPFLVWGGFVFLPFDAPLLDGAPLRLVYTLRCSVFAAAPIILGWLVLGVSRLRYGVIRPLFDDTVKEAELQEVSVHQRFVSDSTSLFLIYFLQLVVMAIYLSQEQLKLVPLLTVVFAFGRLVYWVAAAFGSSIRGFGFGLSFLPSLVMMAANTYFIFTVEAAGSIFSLPTLPEEVLAPPAGRQRFWG, from the exons ATGAAAGAGTCCAGCACCCTGCAGTGgcctggagacagacagacaggagggctaacaggtggacagacaggtggacagacag GTGGGCGGGGCTGTCCCAGTAGGGATGTTCTTAAAGTGGGCGTTTCACTGATGACATCAGCGCTTTTCTTCCCCTTCCTGGTTTGGGGGGGGTTTGTCTTCCTGCCGTTCGATGCCCCGCTGCTGGATGGCGCCCCACTCAGACTTGTCTACACACTGCGCTGCTCTGTGTTCGCTGCTGCCCCCATCATCCTTG gttgGCTGGTGCTGGGTGTCAGTCGGCTCAGGTATGGAGTGATTCGGCCTCTGTTTGATGACACAGTGAAGGAAGCAGAGCTTCAGGAGGTTTCTGTCCATCAACGCTTTGTCTCCGACTCGACCTCCCTGTTCCTGATCTACTTCCTGCAGCTGGTCGTCATGGCGATATACCTGAGccaggagcagctgaagctTGTCCCTCTGCTGACGGTCGTCTTTGCTTTCGGGCG gCTGGTTTACTGGGTGGCCGCAGCTTTTGGCAGCAGCATCCGTGGGTTTGGTTTCGGCCTCTCCTTCCTGCCGAGTCTTGTCATGATGGCTGCAAACACCTACTTCATCTTCACAGTGGAGGCAGCAGGGTCCATCTTCAGCCTCCCAACCCTTCCTGAGGAGGTGCTGGCTCCACCCGCCGGCAGACAGAGGTTCTGGGGATGA
- the LOC119005644 gene encoding transmembrane protein 79-like isoform X2, producing the protein MKESSTLQWPGDRQTGGLTGGQTGGQTGKDDRVSVRSDVSLREAVSWTESEREVMAEGERRGGGAGDYDGVGLMTHLEEEAEPIENHLPDKAAQVFSPAMTVLPLPSSTREGEAFWEMESEKSPFLSPRGAPQDYNQHGYQFEWSEDPPPATCGRGCPSRDVLKVGVSLMTSALFFPFLVWGGFVFLPFDAPLLDGAPLRLVYTLRCSVFAAAPIILGWLVLGVSRLRYGVIRPLFDDTVKEAELQEVSVHQRFVSDSTSLFLIYFLQLVVMAIYLSQEQLKLVPLLTVVFAFGRLLQTLKEGWFTGWPQLLAAASVGLVSASPSCRVLS; encoded by the exons ATGAAAGAGTCCAGCACCCTGCAGTGgcctggagacagacagacaggagggctaacaggtggacagacaggtggacagacaggtaAAGATGACAGGGTGAGTGTGAGGTCAGATGTTTCTCTTCGGGAGGCGGTCAGTTGGACAGAAAGTGAGAGGGAGGTAAtggctgagggagagaggagggggggaggggcaGGTGACTATGATGGGGTGGGGCTAATGacacacctggaggaggaggctgagccTATAGAAAACCACCTGCCAGATAAGGCAGCTCAGGTGTTCAGTCCAGCAATGACCGTCCTCCCCTTGCCCTCCTCTACTAGAGAGGGtgaggcattctgggaaatggaATCAGAGAAGAGCCCCTTCCTGAGTCCCCGAGGAGCACCACAGGACTACAACCAACATGGCTACCAGTTCGAGTGGTCCGAGGACCCGCCCCCTGCCACAT GTGGGCGGGGCTGTCCCAGTAGGGATGTTCTTAAAGTGGGCGTTTCACTGATGACATCAGCGCTTTTCTTCCCCTTCCTGGTTTGGGGGGGGTTTGTCTTCCTGCCGTTCGATGCCCCGCTGCTGGATGGCGCCCCACTCAGACTTGTCTACACACTGCGCTGCTCTGTGTTCGCTGCTGCCCCCATCATCCTTG gttgGCTGGTGCTGGGTGTCAGTCGGCTCAGGTATGGAGTGATTCGGCCTCTGTTTGATGACACAGTGAAGGAAGCAGAGCTTCAGGAGGTTTCTGTCCATCAACGCTTTGTCTCCGACTCGACCTCCCTGTTCCTGATCTACTTCCTGCAGCTGGTCGTCATGGCGATATACCTGAGccaggagcagctgaagctTGTCCCTCTGCTGACGGTCGTCTTTGCTTTCGGGCG GCTGCTTCAGACTTTGAAGGAAG gCTGGTTTACTGGGTGGCCGCAGCTTTTGGCAGCAGCATCCGTGGGTTTGGTTTCGGCCTCTCCTTCCTGCCGAGTCTTGTCATGA